The Archangium lipolyticum genome includes a region encoding these proteins:
- a CDS encoding FliM/FliN family flagellar motor switch protein: MRSPVGDGTQSTTLKPMKLRRLGTRRLSRAHVTLNERPEAVRLARKALELVCESLSQELGCPVRAEARLLDAVVMPATGLAHTAAFALVDLAATGGTAVLELEPPVLFAALERLAGAETSSGPITGLTRLEEASFAFLGLSALCALREQRELQRRFGPRLTGVTMNRTEALARLDARQRHLGVDLMVTVGQTTAGGRLVLPSVVIEGALKDLPVAREPAIAPEVSAARLRARCLVGRTSLPREALELLGRGDVVLFEGLRRDGTHLVGPGRLVLRGFDLMGDFTPKGFSLKRAHVRALLQESDMVDVNGRSEGMPPLPVEVEIELTRLLLPISELAGLKPGALLPLRINASEPVLLRVGDRVVARAELVDIDGEVGARILTLIP, from the coding sequence ATGCGGAGTCCTGTTGGAGATGGCACCCAGTCCACGACGTTGAAGCCGATGAAGCTGCGCCGGCTCGGCACGCGCCGGCTGTCCCGAGCCCACGTGACGTTGAACGAGCGGCCCGAGGCGGTCCGGCTGGCGAGGAAGGCGCTCGAGCTGGTGTGCGAGTCACTCAGCCAGGAACTGGGCTGTCCCGTCCGGGCGGAGGCGCGGTTGTTGGATGCGGTGGTGATGCCGGCGACGGGGTTGGCGCATACGGCGGCCTTCGCCCTGGTGGATCTGGCGGCCACGGGAGGGACGGCCGTGCTGGAGCTGGAGCCGCCGGTGCTCTTCGCCGCGCTGGAGCGTCTGGCGGGAGCGGAGACGAGCTCCGGACCCATCACGGGCCTGACACGCCTGGAGGAAGCGTCCTTCGCCTTCCTGGGGTTGTCGGCGCTGTGCGCGCTGCGTGAGCAGCGGGAGTTGCAGCGGCGGTTCGGTCCGCGCCTCACGGGGGTGACGATGAACCGCACGGAAGCGCTGGCTCGCCTCGATGCCCGGCAGCGCCACCTGGGTGTGGATCTGATGGTGACGGTGGGGCAGACGACGGCGGGAGGGAGGCTGGTGCTCCCCTCTGTGGTGATCGAGGGAGCGCTGAAGGATCTACCGGTGGCGCGTGAGCCCGCGATCGCACCCGAGGTGAGTGCGGCCCGTCTGCGAGCGCGCTGTCTCGTGGGCCGCACGTCGCTGCCGCGCGAGGCGCTGGAGTTGCTCGGACGGGGGGACGTCGTCCTCTTCGAGGGGCTGCGCCGGGATGGCACGCACCTGGTCGGCCCCGGGCGGCTGGTGCTGCGCGGCTTCGATCTGATGGGGGACTTCACCCCCAAGGGTTTCTCACTGAAACGCGCGCATGTGCGCGCACTACTCCAGGAGTCGGACATGGTGGACGTGAACGGGCGGAGCGAGGGAATGCCCCCGCTGCCGGTGGAGGTGGAGATCGAGCTGACGCGGCTGCTGTTGCCGATCTCCGAGCTGGCGGGGCTCAAGCCAGGCGCGCTGTTGCCGCTGCGCATCAACGCGAGCGAGCCGGTGCTGCTGCGCGTGGGGGACCGGGTGGTGGCGAGGGCGGAGCTGGTGGACATCGATGGTGAGGTGGGGGCCCGCATCCTCACCCTCATTCCGTGA
- a CDS encoding EscU/YscU/HrcU family type III secretion system export apparatus switch protein, with amino-acid sequence MSEKTEQPSAKRLRDARRKGQIPRSRLLSSSVVTFGGLLGLSLSAPTGFARLKEWTARLMLHQESTGAWQEAGWVMVLLAGPALGGALVASLGVSVATVGFELSTEHVTPKLERINPAEGLKKLFSVKPFIEVGKALLVAAVVVWLVWSAAVEAGPDVLRSAWLEGTLGLELALGLLGPLVIRLACVLMVLGVGDYALARRRHVKELMMTREDVKREHKESEGDPHHKSQRKALHRQLAAGGAARGVQKASVVVVNPTHIAVALRYATEECEAPYLVAKGREQDAFKLRREAERLGIPVVRDVPLARSLIHYDVGEEIPEELYQAAAAVLRVAQESQDVDDRPRRQMS; translated from the coding sequence GTGAGCGAGAAGACGGAACAACCCTCGGCGAAGCGTCTGCGCGATGCGCGCCGCAAGGGACAGATTCCGCGCAGCCGTCTCCTGTCCTCCAGCGTGGTGACGTTCGGAGGACTGCTCGGCCTGAGCCTGTCGGCGCCAACGGGGTTCGCGCGGCTGAAGGAGTGGACGGCCCGGCTGATGCTGCATCAGGAGTCCACGGGAGCGTGGCAGGAGGCGGGTTGGGTGATGGTGCTCCTGGCGGGGCCCGCGCTCGGTGGGGCGCTGGTGGCGTCTCTCGGGGTGTCCGTGGCCACGGTGGGCTTCGAGCTGAGCACGGAGCATGTGACGCCGAAGCTCGAGCGCATCAATCCTGCGGAGGGTTTGAAGAAGCTCTTCAGCGTGAAACCCTTCATCGAGGTGGGCAAGGCCCTGCTCGTGGCGGCGGTGGTGGTGTGGCTCGTCTGGAGCGCGGCCGTGGAGGCGGGGCCGGACGTGCTCCGCTCGGCCTGGCTGGAGGGAACGCTGGGGCTGGAGCTCGCCCTGGGCCTGCTCGGACCGCTCGTCATCCGGCTCGCGTGCGTCCTCATGGTGTTGGGGGTGGGGGACTACGCGCTCGCGCGGCGGCGGCACGTGAAGGAGCTGATGATGACGCGCGAGGATGTGAAGCGGGAGCACAAGGAGAGCGAGGGCGACCCGCACCACAAGAGCCAGCGCAAGGCGCTGCACCGGCAGTTGGCCGCAGGAGGCGCGGCACGCGGGGTGCAGAAGGCGAGTGTCGTGGTCGTCAACCCTACGCACATCGCGGTCGCGCTCCGCTACGCCACGGAGGAGTGTGAGGCGCCCTATCTCGTCGCCAAGGGGCGCGAGCAGGACGCTTTCAAGTTGAGGCGCGAGGCCGAACGGCTCGGAATCCCAGTGGTTCGGGACGTGCCGCTGGCCCGCAGCCTCATTCACTACGACGTCGGCGAGGAGATCCCCGAGGAGCTGTACCAGGCCGCCGCAGCGGTCCTCCGGGTGGCGCAGGAGTCGCAGGACGTGGACGACCGTCCACGGAGGCAGATGTCATGA
- a CDS encoding flagellar M-ring protein FliF, whose amino-acid sequence MFIRRCLFVLLLCATGCGERIQHGLDERQANELQTVLVERGLDARKVPETGKKPTWAIEVAEEQSSDAVRILAELGLPRPAAEEGCDVFGGAGLVRSPVEEQLCRVRVMERGMEKTLQTVEGVILARVHLVVPPPPRPGQQPVPAKASAMLRVAPGHAEQVKGSRELLRALIAGGVEGLAPESVALMVDEVSTRVVAPAPSGSPLMRMRVLLAVLSLLVTGLAVGLSLMTLRLRHYRARAEAKPAAPSAPARPVVAAGAARKVA is encoded by the coding sequence ATGTTCATCCGACGCTGTCTCTTCGTCCTGCTCCTGTGCGCCACCGGGTGCGGGGAGCGCATCCAGCACGGCCTGGACGAGCGCCAGGCCAACGAGTTGCAGACGGTGCTCGTCGAGCGGGGGCTCGACGCGCGCAAGGTGCCCGAGACGGGCAAGAAGCCCACGTGGGCCATCGAGGTGGCCGAGGAGCAGTCCTCGGACGCGGTGCGGATCCTCGCGGAGCTGGGGTTGCCGAGGCCCGCGGCGGAGGAGGGCTGTGACGTCTTCGGCGGGGCGGGGCTGGTGCGCTCTCCGGTGGAGGAGCAGCTGTGCCGGGTGCGGGTGATGGAGCGGGGGATGGAGAAGACGCTGCAGACGGTGGAGGGGGTGATCCTCGCGCGCGTGCACCTGGTGGTGCCTCCGCCGCCGAGGCCCGGGCAGCAGCCGGTGCCCGCGAAGGCCTCGGCCATGCTGCGCGTGGCGCCCGGCCACGCGGAGCAGGTGAAGGGCTCGCGGGAGCTGCTGCGGGCGCTCATCGCCGGAGGGGTGGAGGGGCTCGCCCCCGAGTCGGTGGCGCTCATGGTGGACGAGGTGTCCACGCGGGTGGTGGCGCCCGCGCCGAGCGGCTCTCCGCTGATGCGGATGCGGGTGCTGCTGGCGGTGCTGTCCCTGTTGGTGACGGGGCTGGCCGTGGGGCTGAGTCTGATGACGCTGCGCCTGCGTCACTACCGGGCCAGGGCGGAAGCGAAGCCCGCCGCTCCGTCGGCTCCCGCGCGTCCCGTCGTGGCGGCCGGAGCCGCGCGCAAGGTGGCGTGA
- the sctR gene encoding type III secretion system export apparatus subunit SctR gives MSRMVLVAGVLAPGLALAAEPSLSQMSFAGSPVSMMGMLALMSLLPFAVLMLTSFSKIAVVLSLARSAMGTQQAPPTIVLTGLAAVLTGHIMAPVMERMYDVGQAVYQDVGTGAQMLSAAGKVTEPLRTFLVKHGSPEERARFLDLARELRPPEEADQVHEEDLFVVIPAFVITELKEAFQIGFLVFLPFLVLDMVVANVLLALGMQSLSPSQVSLPFKILLFVAVDGWSLLARGLILGYR, from the coding sequence ATGAGCCGCATGGTTCTCGTGGCGGGCGTCCTCGCTCCCGGGCTGGCCCTGGCGGCGGAGCCGTCGCTCTCGCAGATGTCCTTCGCCGGCAGCCCGGTGTCGATGATGGGGATGCTGGCGTTGATGTCGCTGCTGCCCTTCGCGGTGCTGATGCTGACCAGCTTCTCGAAGATCGCCGTGGTGCTGTCGCTGGCGCGCTCGGCGATGGGAACACAGCAGGCGCCGCCGACCATCGTCCTCACGGGGCTGGCCGCGGTGCTGACGGGTCACATCATGGCGCCGGTGATGGAGCGCATGTACGACGTGGGGCAGGCCGTCTACCAGGACGTCGGCACGGGTGCGCAGATGCTCAGCGCCGCGGGCAAGGTGACCGAGCCGCTGCGCACCTTCCTGGTGAAGCATGGCAGCCCGGAGGAGCGGGCGCGCTTCCTGGACCTGGCACGTGAGCTGAGGCCGCCGGAGGAGGCCGACCAGGTCCACGAGGAAGACCTCTTCGTGGTCATCCCGGCCTTCGTCATCACCGAGCTGAAGGAGGCCTTCCAGATCGGCTTCCTCGTCTTCCTCCCGTTCCTGGTGCTGGACATGGTCGTGGCCAACGTCCTGCTGGCGCTCGGGATGCAGTCGCTGTCCCCGAGCCAGGTGAGCCTGCCCTTCAAGATCCTCCTCTTCGTCGCCGTGGATGGATGGTCGCTGCTCGCGCGCGGCCTCATCCTCGGCTACCGGTGA
- a CDS encoding flagellar biosynthetic protein FliQ, producing the protein MTQDVLLSLGREALLLMVLASLPPVGASLVVGFLMSLFQATTQLQESTLTVVPKLCAAVLALVVAGPWIAGQLTLFTQQVLRVIAEVGG; encoded by the coding sequence ATGACCCAGGACGTCCTGCTGTCGCTGGGCCGCGAGGCGCTGCTCCTGATGGTCCTCGCCTCGCTGCCGCCCGTCGGGGCCAGCCTGGTGGTGGGCTTCTTGATGAGCCTCTTCCAGGCCACCACGCAGTTGCAGGAGAGCACCCTCACGGTGGTGCCCAAGCTGTGCGCGGCGGTGCTGGCGCTGGTGGTGGCCGGGCCATGGATCGCCGGCCAGCTCACCCTCTTCACGCAGCAGGTGCTGCGGGTCATCGCGGAGGTGGGCGGATGA
- a CDS encoding ATP-dependent helicase HrpB translates to MAIDKVGAIGGAGATPALEPSGKARFGEVLEGVKGPGKQPGPRVASEGAPQLAPADKAEAARGTCKAEGVGRATAGTSEVQAGSRVDSVQSARAQQAVQVLDRVGEAQKRLDHILALAESGRSFSPTELLALQAHVYRASQELDLAGKVVEKATGGVKQVLQTQV, encoded by the coding sequence ATGGCCATCGACAAGGTGGGGGCGATTGGCGGGGCGGGAGCGACGCCCGCGCTGGAGCCCTCGGGGAAGGCGCGGTTCGGCGAGGTGCTGGAGGGCGTGAAGGGCCCGGGGAAGCAGCCGGGGCCCCGGGTCGCCAGCGAGGGCGCTCCGCAGCTGGCGCCGGCGGACAAGGCCGAGGCGGCGCGCGGGACGTGCAAGGCGGAAGGAGTGGGGCGGGCGACTGCGGGGACCTCGGAGGTCCAGGCCGGGAGCCGGGTGGACTCGGTGCAGTCGGCGCGTGCGCAGCAGGCGGTGCAGGTGTTGGACCGTGTGGGCGAGGCGCAGAAGCGGTTGGACCACATCCTGGCGCTAGCCGAGTCGGGCAGGTCGTTCTCGCCGACGGAGCTGCTGGCGCTCCAGGCCCACGTGTACCGGGCGAGCCAGGAGCTCGATCTCGCCGGCAAGGTCGTCGAGAAGGCGACCGGCGGCGTCAAGCAGGTACTGCAGACCCAGGTGTGA
- a CDS encoding EscT/YscT/HrcT family type III secretion system export apparatus protein, which produces MNLELLHARLELLGPSVVAVALCSARLLPVAFLCPLLGGQAAPTTVKLALVLSLALFLHHVAGVALSEPVETPLQLAALAMKELTYGTSVGLVAALPFDAARMGGRFIDLFRGTSAEASLPVAGTRESATGDALYQLLVGLVVTGGFMPVVVSGLVRGFGWVRLGTYVPTEAAVMHVVGLAGGAMATGLAVGAPIAAAVMAVDCLLGMVSRAAPQVNLQDVGAPLRILAGGSLLWLGLGILCERLLASFLSVVTALLQLGQVAR; this is translated from the coding sequence ATGAACCTCGAGCTCCTTCACGCCCGGCTGGAGCTGCTGGGCCCGAGCGTGGTCGCGGTGGCCCTGTGCTCCGCGCGGCTGCTGCCGGTGGCCTTCCTCTGCCCGCTGTTGGGAGGACAGGCGGCTCCGACGACGGTGAAGCTCGCCTTGGTGTTGAGCCTCGCGCTCTTCCTGCACCATGTGGCGGGAGTGGCTCTGTCCGAGCCGGTGGAGACGCCGCTGCAACTGGCCGCCCTGGCGATGAAGGAGCTCACCTACGGCACGTCCGTGGGTCTGGTGGCGGCGCTGCCCTTCGACGCCGCGCGGATGGGAGGGCGCTTCATCGATCTCTTCCGGGGCACCTCGGCGGAGGCGAGCCTGCCGGTGGCGGGGACGCGCGAGTCGGCCACGGGAGATGCGCTCTACCAGCTCCTCGTCGGACTGGTGGTGACGGGGGGATTCATGCCCGTCGTCGTCTCGGGGCTGGTGCGGGGCTTCGGATGGGTGCGGCTGGGCACGTACGTGCCCACCGAGGCGGCGGTGATGCACGTGGTGGGGCTGGCTGGGGGCGCGATGGCCACGGGGCTCGCGGTGGGAGCACCCATCGCCGCGGCGGTGATGGCGGTGGACTGCCTGCTGGGCATGGTGTCGCGCGCCGCGCCCCAGGTGAACCTCCAGGACGTGGGCGCACCGCTGCGCATCCTCGCGGGAGGGTCGTTGCTGTGGCTCGGACTGGGCATCCTCTGTGAGCGGCTGCTGGCGAGCTTCCTCTCGGTGGTCACCGCGCTGCTCCAGCTTGGGCAGGTGGCGCGGTGA
- the sctV gene encoding type III secretion system export apparatus subunit SctV: MNQLVKLLMRARKSSDVVLAVAMAAVLGALIIPLPPWLLDMGLAINLAAAVALLVAALYARDALKVTSFPTLLLFTTLFRLALNVSSTRLALAEGHAGEIIQAFGEFVVRGDYVVGAVIFAILTLVQFLVVAKGAERVAEVSARFTLDAMPGKQMSIDADLRAGAIDQAQARRRRRDLERESQMFGAMDGAMKFVKGDVIAGLVIVAVNLLGGICIGILQNGMTMAEAASTYALIAIGDGLVSQIPSLCIAVAAGLVVTRVASEKEEDSLGSEIGSQLFGEAKALWVVAALCVALAAMPGMPHLTFLGLGAALGGLAHALKSVKAAAMEEEAAAARVGGKPEAGAAAQGGPGAPPESVAAPVGVTPLTVDLAPDLTPMAQEQGGAFVHQVLNRVRDEVFYELGVRVPGIRVRTEAAYLPAGTYRILVDEVPAGMGQVVPGALYAVAQPEELAFLELKGEPAVEPSTGRPISRVPADGRARLEMAQVPVRSAGELIAEHLRSIIRGRAAGFLGIQEVQGLLDGLEAQAPTLVKEALQKVPLPLLTEVLRKLVEEQVSIRNMRAILEALVAPTTEGDATALAERCRQALYRYLSHKFAPSGPLFAYLVDPEIEETLRAAGPRGPAPSPERVAEILEGVKRIASGGQTVLLTAPDVRRTLRKLCEGAFPDVAVLTYGELDMNLQIRPLGRLSPAALGR, from the coding sequence ATGAACCAGTTGGTGAAGCTTCTCATGAGGGCTCGCAAGTCCTCGGACGTGGTACTGGCCGTGGCGATGGCCGCGGTGTTGGGTGCGCTCATCATCCCGTTGCCACCCTGGCTGCTGGACATGGGGCTGGCCATCAACCTGGCGGCGGCGGTGGCACTGCTGGTGGCGGCGCTCTACGCCCGGGACGCGCTGAAGGTGACGTCCTTCCCGACGCTGCTGCTGTTCACCACGCTGTTCCGGCTCGCGCTCAACGTGTCGTCCACGCGGCTGGCGCTCGCGGAAGGGCACGCGGGAGAGATCATCCAGGCCTTCGGTGAGTTCGTGGTGCGGGGCGACTACGTCGTTGGCGCGGTCATCTTCGCCATCCTCACGCTGGTGCAGTTCCTCGTGGTGGCCAAGGGCGCCGAGCGCGTGGCCGAGGTCTCCGCCCGCTTCACCCTGGACGCGATGCCGGGCAAGCAGATGTCCATCGACGCGGACCTGCGCGCGGGAGCCATCGATCAAGCGCAGGCCCGCCGCCGGCGGCGCGACCTGGAGCGCGAGTCCCAGATGTTCGGCGCCATGGATGGCGCGATGAAGTTCGTGAAGGGAGACGTCATCGCGGGCCTGGTCATCGTCGCGGTGAACCTCCTGGGCGGTATCTGCATCGGCATCCTCCAGAATGGGATGACGATGGCCGAGGCGGCCTCCACCTACGCGCTCATCGCCATCGGTGATGGCCTGGTGTCGCAGATTCCCTCGCTGTGCATCGCGGTGGCGGCGGGCCTCGTCGTCACGCGCGTGGCCTCGGAGAAGGAGGAGGACTCGCTCGGTTCGGAGATTGGTTCGCAGCTCTTTGGCGAGGCCAAGGCGCTCTGGGTGGTGGCCGCGCTCTGCGTGGCCCTCGCCGCGATGCCGGGCATGCCGCACCTGACGTTCCTCGGGCTGGGGGCGGCCCTGGGAGGCCTCGCGCATGCCCTCAAGAGTGTGAAGGCCGCCGCGATGGAGGAGGAAGCCGCCGCGGCCCGGGTCGGGGGCAAGCCCGAAGCGGGTGCGGCGGCCCAGGGGGGTCCGGGCGCTCCCCCGGAGAGCGTGGCGGCGCCGGTGGGAGTGACTCCGCTGACGGTGGATCTCGCGCCGGACCTCACCCCGATGGCGCAGGAGCAGGGCGGTGCGTTCGTGCACCAGGTGCTCAACCGGGTGCGGGACGAAGTCTTCTACGAGCTCGGCGTGCGCGTACCGGGCATCCGGGTGCGGACCGAGGCCGCGTATCTGCCCGCGGGGACCTACCGCATCCTGGTGGATGAAGTGCCCGCCGGCATGGGGCAGGTCGTCCCTGGAGCGCTCTACGCGGTGGCGCAGCCGGAGGAACTGGCCTTTCTGGAGCTGAAGGGGGAGCCGGCCGTGGAACCTTCCACCGGCAGGCCCATCAGCCGCGTGCCAGCGGACGGGCGCGCGCGTCTGGAGATGGCGCAGGTCCCGGTGCGAAGCGCCGGGGAACTCATCGCCGAGCACCTGCGCAGCATCATCCGCGGCCGCGCGGCGGGGTTCCTGGGCATCCAGGAGGTGCAGGGGCTGCTGGATGGGCTCGAGGCGCAGGCTCCCACGCTGGTGAAGGAGGCGCTCCAGAAGGTCCCGCTGCCGCTGCTCACCGAGGTGCTGCGCAAGCTGGTGGAGGAGCAGGTGAGCATCCGGAACATGCGCGCCATCCTCGAGGCGCTGGTGGCGCCCACCACCGAGGGGGATGCCACGGCCCTGGCCGAGCGCTGCCGCCAGGCGCTGTACCGCTACCTCAGCCACAAGTTCGCCCCGTCCGGGCCGCTCTTCGCCTACCTCGTGGATCCGGAGATCGAGGAGACCCTGCGCGCCGCCGGGCCACGCGGACCGGCGCCTTCGCCGGAGCGGGTGGCGGAGATCCTGGAGGGGGTGAAGCGCATCGCCTCGGGCGGGCAGACCGTGCTGCTCACCGCGCCGGATGTCCGGCGCACCCTGCGCAAGCTGTGCGAGGGCGCCTTCCCGGACGTCGCGGTGCTCACCTACGGCGAGCTGGACATGAACCTGCAGATCCGCCCGCTGGGGCGGCTGTCACCCGCCGCCCTGGGGCGCTGA
- a CDS encoding flagellar biosynthetic protein FliO → MKTLLGSASPRTKMLLAAGLLLGLAALAPLGGMSATSVARGLLGAMALVGLGWWLMRRGRTESRFELSEPMRVVSRTGLSQRCGLALVEVEGCRYLVAYGDSFAEIRRARTPVRVKARSRRKVVSLVRGRETVS, encoded by the coding sequence ATGAAGACCCTGCTCGGTTCCGCGTCTCCGCGGACCAAGATGCTCCTGGCGGCCGGGCTTCTCCTGGGCCTGGCTGCACTCGCCCCGCTGGGAGGGATGTCGGCGACCTCGGTGGCCCGGGGACTGCTGGGGGCCATGGCCCTGGTGGGGCTTGGCTGGTGGCTCATGCGCCGAGGACGGACCGAGTCCCGCTTCGAGCTCTCCGAGCCGATGCGGGTGGTGTCCCGGACGGGGCTGTCCCAGCGCTGCGGACTGGCGCTGGTGGAGGTGGAGGGATGCCGCTACCTCGTGGCCTATGGAGACTCCTTCGCGGAGATCCGCCGGGCACGTACTCCCGTGCGAGTGAAGGCCCGGTCGCGCCGCAAGGTGGTGTCTCTCGTGCGGGGTCGGGAGACCGTGTCATGA